The Anaerotignum faecicola genome contains a region encoding:
- a CDS encoding HXXEE domain-containing protein, translating into PGLASTAFLQTPVAIYYIWYVCTYIPEKAGQLWWGIPGSLLMLLLTFIVPILLMKDKNSPYPFEDRELYGYNKEHVMALWEERKAAKAKKEGR; encoded by the coding sequence ACCCCGGTCTTGCTTCTACAGCATTTTTACAGACCCCGGTGGCGATTTACTATATCTGGTATGTCTGCACCTATATACCGGAAAAAGCAGGACAGCTCTGGTGGGGCATCCCCGGTTCCCTCCTCATGCTGCTGCTCACATTTATTGTACCTATCCTGCTTATGAAGGATAAAAACTCACCCTATCCTTTTGAGGATCGGGAACTGTATGGCTATAACAAGGAACACGTTATGGCGCTTTGGGAAGAACGTAAAGCCGC